The following are from one region of the Gadus chalcogrammus isolate NIFS_2021 unplaced genomic scaffold, NIFS_Gcha_1.0 GACHA072, whole genome shotgun sequence genome:
- the LOC130378358 gene encoding uncharacterized protein LOC130378358 isoform X1, producing MDVDFDEFINLTSTAALQHLGTVKVITNAQEATGEGSTPQVLRSLSVESTSLSSTDTEILSTPDSSPSPTSMLRSQAWPASFPIPQFSYEVELQLVKANQEYHKNGTLLNPSPKLKSAILESLASVIIKYKAYPTSAEFDDVAEALIKTHACLKEQGSVTGFYGWKISLKYKMANYRSSLRNITSELSINSMKRRGGHTSPNQVKKPRKAEVNFLPDYPIGENQETLENERLELLSEVKKRDNNQIIKVKMDKTFAYRRKEVVVDMPSIAEFQSRWPALFAESEISAEFTRITTIPLMSKFMSELDHHSAKLSRVCLKKGGVAGRKIAEIMASINENDTIATRRACNLNSLAVYLNEDPEKLIKEYLDVNFDNAQSELDMTALGIYVIKHEGADASDPPEDVGIIVEGVVMLKHIGDLACAVALLFGLIYNLNLSYPPDLKYSFEFLQKVLMGIDTHRLSNKVQVLKNKLHE from the exons ATGGACGTTGATTTTGACGAATTTATAAATCTGACCTCAACAGCGGCTCTCCAACACTTGGGCACGGTTAAAGTGATCACAAATGCACAGGAAGCAACTGGTGAAGGTAGTACTCCTCAGGTACTGAGAAGTCTCTCAGTGGAATCCACTTCCCTTTCTTCTACCGACACCGAGATACTCTCTACCCCTGattcatcaccatcaccaaccTCGATGCTGAGATCTCAGGCCTGGCCAGCAAGCTTCCCTATTCCACAGTTTTCCTATGAAGTAGAGCTGCAACTTGTGAAAGCCAATCAGGAATATCACAAAAATGGCACCCTCCTCAACCCAAGCCCAAAACTCAAGTCTGCAATTTTAGAGTCCTTGGCTTCTGTAATAATCAAGTACAAAGCATACCCTACAAGTGCAGAGTTTGATGATGTTGCAGAGGCTTTGATTAAAACACATGCATGCCTAAAGGAGCAAGGTTCTGTGACAGGATTCTACGGTTGGAAGATtagtttaaaatataaaatggcAAATTATCGCAGTAGCCTGAGAAACATAACCTCTGAATTGAGCATCAATTCCATGAAACGCAGAGGAGGCCACACAAGTCCAAATCAAGTGAAGAAACCGAGGAAAGCTGAGGTGAATTTTTTGCCAGACTATCCAATTGGCGAAAACCAAGAGACTCTTGAGAATGAGAGGTTGGAATTACTGTCTGAGGTCAAGAAGAGGGACAACAATCAAATCATAAAAGTGAAGATGGACAAAACTTTTGCCTACAGGAGGAAAGAAGTTGTAGTCGACATGCCCTCCATTGCAGAATTTCAAAGCAGATGGCCAGCTCTTTTTGCTGAAAGTGAG ATAAGTGCAGAATTTACACGTATTACCACCATCCCACTGATGTCCAAGTTTATGTCAGAACTTGACCACCACTCTGCTAAGCTGTCCAGGGTGTGCCTTAAGAAGGGAGGAGTAGCAGGTCGCAAGATTGCAGAGATCATGGCTTCCATCAACGAg AATGACACCATTGCTACAAGGAGGGCTTGCAACCTGAATTCACTTGCTGTGTATTTAAATGAAGACCCAGAGAAGCTCATCAAGGAATATCTG GATGTGAACTTTGATAATGCCCAGAGCGAACTGGATATGACAGCCCTTGGGATCTACGTCATCAAACATGAGGGTGCAGATGCCTCCGATCCACCAGAAGATGTAGGGATCATTGTTGAGGGTGTCGTCATGCTCAAACACATTGGAGACCTCGCCTGTGCTGTTGCTCTGCTGTTTGGGCTCATCTACAATCTGAATTTGAGCTACCCGCCTGATCTCAAGTACAGTTTTGAATTTCTTCAGAAAGTCCTGATGGGAATTGATACCCATCGCCTTTCAAACAAGGTCCAGGTACTGAAGAATAAACTTCATGAATGA
- the LOC130378358 gene encoding uncharacterized protein LOC130378358 isoform X2: MSKFMSELDHHSAKLSRVCLKKGGVAGRKIAEIMASINENDTIATRRACNLNSLAVYLNEDPEKLIKEYLDVNFDNAQSELDMTALGIYVIKHEGADASDPPEDVGIIVEGVVMLKHIGDLACAVALLFGLIYNLNLSYPPDLKYSFEFLQKVLMGIDTHRLSNKVQVLKNKLHE; the protein is encoded by the exons ATGTCCAAGTTTATGTCAGAACTTGACCACCACTCTGCTAAGCTGTCCAGGGTGTGCCTTAAGAAGGGAGGAGTAGCAGGTCGCAAGATTGCAGAGATCATGGCTTCCATCAACGAg AATGACACCATTGCTACAAGGAGGGCTTGCAACCTGAATTCACTTGCTGTGTATTTAAATGAAGACCCAGAGAAGCTCATCAAGGAATATCTG GATGTGAACTTTGATAATGCCCAGAGCGAACTGGATATGACAGCCCTTGGGATCTACGTCATCAAACATGAGGGTGCAGATGCCTCCGATCCACCAGAAGATGTAGGGATCATTGTTGAGGGTGTCGTCATGCTCAAACACATTGGAGACCTCGCCTGTGCTGTTGCTCTGCTGTTTGGGCTCATCTACAATCTGAATTTGAGCTACCCGCCTGATCTCAAGTACAGTTTTGAATTTCTTCAGAAAGTCCTGATGGGAATTGATACCCATCGCCTTTCAAACAAGGTCCAGGTACTGAAGAATAAACTTCATGAATGA